Proteins encoded by one window of Castor canadensis chromosome 2, mCasCan1.hap1v2, whole genome shotgun sequence:
- the Krba1 gene encoding protein KRBA1 isoform X4, with translation MARRGAGPGAPAAAAPSQPKPLAPPSLARSRAAAVEGRCASPSWSGAGSWVGQGPTRLSPGMALQVPISFKDLAVRFTEEEWRLLQEGQREFYRDVMRENYETLVSVGTAELLPLSAFLSPAEPGGATGGESCANEGQEPSVGGPQHRFSQQTLEAPSFSRSSAPGLHLSAMAVETCPPRGLLGCLLESNSSGPPGDQQQGSPLPIRTVDKLQPLVKEDPESPAKEPSPPTCSSNCPKSHQRQEKGTTGPGISPGNSPLQGLVNCLKEIPVPGPQKPEAGSSLLLSLPGLSVLRQTRVEEGPGSPPQSVKTEPASGDCPLQGLLNCVKEIPEALGRHPSSGSEDPWLLQEDPGVWKRNSGGPKCLQTSPPCPGPGAGSMLAEVKAEDRCAQRPPLPASCQIGRQSHNPSTSGDTRGVPVPRWAPTTQASRTSSSPLEALEACLKGIPPGGPSPPQPLATSWSWSPQPGDARSQRPELQPQGSYSEEATREPLPPLGLRSCKREGPIRPAAGTPTSFSSASSTDGDLDFGSPGGSQGQQPRKGYALGSSPLQSLENCLKEIPIPRPQPAWSCSSAMGRVVRRVEPRSWTADKEGLKNEVCEAARLRQGGGQVPTRSLHLASSQAFTSSSTATCPQPKLKDLGATRPGPWRWLQDGTATMPSPLHCLESSLRGILPVKPLRFSCLVGTGPSPSPCSSSSLSSSDGEDPKLEPELWQPPLQERDHLPSCKHPFPPSPVPGGSPRGSINSCIGEDLERTEAKDCSSLSTGKVEEGTGDRSQSPRRKESAESAGQPGPLHSGGEGGQIGTSPCHSQAFLSAKAAGHPWPAPRLEESPGPTGKEEPGVLEPRHGRPSVVARTQGRLLSRDPPEPPSKSPQPTAISPPWSTTSPQPLCSCGGSLQQELHSLGTALEAKLDRLAAALTGLAQEVATMRTQVDRLGRRPRGPGSKGQASWPWTLRWASGPGHRHLPYWRQKGPTRPKPKILRAQAEGGRAADLPGLSRGKAHVVSTLPAGAPLTELSNPNCSLAQQPSSSVPSCHAVLIGHPLRHTGHHQSPTSPLVPAPLSPLVTLPATSADAKLLAVGAAPVRVPNQPKSPNSLLGGAFHEGLWGEHRDPRWGAH, from the exons GTACCCATCAGCTTCAAGGACCTAGCTGTGCGGTTCACGGAGGAGGAGTGGCGGCTCCTACAGGAGGGGCAGCGGGAGTTCTACCGAGACGTGATGCGGGAGAACTATGAGACACTAGTCTCCGTGG GGACAGCTGAGCTGCTTCCCCTCTCTGCTTTCCTGTCACCTGCAGAGCCTGGAGGAGCCACAGGGGGAGAGAGCTGCGCAAATGAGGGGCAGGAGCCTTCTGTGGGAGGCCCCCAGCATAGGTTCTCTCAGCAGACTTTGGAAGCCCCCTCCTTCTCCCGGTCCTCAGCCCCTGGGCTCCACCTTTCAG CCATGGCAGTGGAGACATGTCCTCCCCGAGGCCTGCTCGGCTGCCTTTTAGAGAGCAACTCCAGTGGCCCGCCAGGAGACCAGCAGCAGGGGAGTCCCCTCCCCATTA GAACTGTTGACAAACTGCAGCCTTTGGTGAAGGAAGACCCAGAAAGCCCAGCCAAGGAGCCCAGCCCTCCCACCTGTAGCTCCAACTGTCCGAAGAGCCACCAAAGACAAGAGAAAGGGACCACAGGACCAG GAATCTCTCCTGGGAACAGCCCCTTGCAAGGCCTCGTCAACTGCCTAAAAGAAATCCCTGTGCCTGGGCCTCAGAAACCTGAGGCAGGCTCAAGTTTGCTGCTTTCTCTCCCTGGCCTGAGTGTGTTGAGGCAGACCAGAGTGGAGGAAGGGCCAGGGAGCCCTCCCCAATCAG TGAAGACCGAGCCAGCGTCAGGGGATTGTCCCCTCCAGGGTCTGCTGAACTGTGTGAAGGAGATCCCAGAGGCCCTGGGCAGGCATCCTAGCTCAGGATCTGAGGACCCATGGCTGCTACAGGAGGATCCAGGGGTCTGGAAGAGAAATTCTGGAG GGCCCAAATGCCTTCAGACCTCTCCCCCGTGCCCTGGCCCTGGAGCTGGCAGTATGCTTGCTGAGGTGAAGGCAGAGGACAGGTGTGCCCAGAGGCCCCCACTGCCTGCATCCTGCCAGATTGGCAGGCAGAGCCACAACCCCTCCACCAGTGGAGACACCAGAGGGGTTCCAGTGCCCCGCTGGGCTCCTACAACTCAAG CCAGCAGGACCTCAAGTTCACCCCTGGAAGCCCTAGAGGCCTGTCTGAAGGGCATTCCCCCTGGTGGGCCATcacctccccagcccctggccaCTTCTTGGTCCTGGAGCCCCCAGCCAGGAGATGCTAGGTCTCAGAGGCCTGAGCTGCAGCCCCAGGGATCATACAGTGAAG AGGCCACCAGGGAGCCACTTCCACCTCTGGGCTTGCGGAGCTGCAAGAGAGAGGGCCCCATTAGACCTGCAGCTGGCACTCCCACCAGCTTTTCCTCAGCCAGCAGCACCGATGGTGACCTGGATTTCGGGAGCCCTGGGGGCAGCCAGGGGCAACAGCCTAGAAAAG GATATGCGCTGGGAAGCTCCCCACTGCAGAGCCTAGAAAACTGTCTCAAAGAGATCCCCATTCCCAGGCCACAGCCTGCCTGGTCCTGTTCCTCAGCCATGGGCAGGGTTGTGAGGAGAGTGGAACCCCGGAGCTGGACAGCAGACAAGGAAG GACTAAAAAACGAGGTTTGTGAGGCAGCCCGTCTCAGACAGGGTGGGGGACAAGTGCCCACCAGGAGCCTCCATCTGGCCAGCTCACAGGCTTTTACCTCCAGCTCTACTGCCACTTGCCCCCAGCCAAAGCTCAAAGATCTGGGGGCCACCAGGCCAGGACCATGGAGGTGGCTACAAGATG GGACAGCCACCATGCCCTCCCCACTGCACTGCCTGGAGAGCTCTCTGAGAGGAATTTTGCCTGTGAAACCCTTGCGCTTTTCCTGCCTGGTTGGCActggccccagccccagcccctgctCCAGCTCGAGCCTCAGCAGCTCTGATGGAGAAGACCCCAAGCTAGAGCCTGAGCTCTGGCAGCCCCCGCTCCAGG AGAGAGACCACCTTCCTAGCTGCAAGCATCCCTTTCCTCCATCCCCTGTCCCCGGAGGGTCCCCCAGAGGCAGCATCAACAGCTGCATTGGTGAAGACCTTGAGAGAACAGAGGCCAAGGACTGCAGCAGTCTCAGTACAG GAAAAGTAGAAGAAGGGACAGGAGACAGATCCCAGTCACCCAGGAGGAAAGAGAGTGCAGAGAGTGCTGGTCAGCCCGGCCCTCTCCAcagtggaggagaaggag gcCAGATTGGAACATCCCCATGCCACTCCCAAGCCTTTCTTTCTGCAAAGGCAGCTGGGCATCCCTGGCCTGCACCTAGGCTGGAGGAAAGTCCTGGGCCCACGGGTAAAGAAGAACCCGGGGTCCTGGAACCCAGACACGGAAGACCCAGTGTTGTAG CCAGAACTCAAGGGAGGCTGCTCTCAAGGGACCCACCAGAGCCACCCAGCAAGTCTCCCCAACCCACAGCCATCTCTCCCCCATGGTCAACCACCTCTCCCCAGCCACTGTGCTCCTGTGGAGGATCCCTTCAGCAGGAACTGCACAGCCTTGGTACTGCCCTGGAGGCAAAGCTGGACCGGCTTGCTGCGGCCCTGACAGGCCTGGCTCAGGAAGTAGCCACCATGAGGACCCAAGTGGATCGGCTGGGTAGGCGCCCACGGGGCCCTGGATCAAAGGGCCAGGCTTCCTGGCCATGGACCCTCCGCTGGGCCAGTGGCCCTGGTCACAGACACTTGCCCTACTGGAGACAGAAGGGCCCCACCAGGCCTAAACCAAAGATCCTGCGGGCCCAGGCAGAAGGTGGCAGAGCTGCTGACCTTCCAGGACTCTCCAGAGGGAAGGCCCACGTGGTGTCTACACTGCCTGCAGGAGCTCCCCTGACAGAACTTTCCAATCCCAATTGTAGCCTGGCCCAGCAGCCCTCATCTTCGGTACCCAGCTGCCATGCTGTGCTGATAGGGCACCCCCTCAGACACACTGGACACCACCAGAGCCCCACCTCTCCTTTAGTGCCTGCTCCCTTGTCCCCGCTAGTGACCTTGCCTGCAACCAGTGCAGATGCTAAGCTGCTGGCTGTAGGGGCAGCACCAGTCAGGGTCCCAAACCAACCCAAATCGCCAAACAGCTTGCTGGGGGGAGCCTTCCATGAGGGCCTGTGGGGGGAACACAGGGACCCGAGGTGGGGGGCCCATTAA
- the Krba1 gene encoding protein KRBA1 isoform X7, with amino-acid sequence MARRGAGPGAPAAAAPSQPKPLAPPSLARSRAAAVEGRCASPSWSGAGSWVGQGPTRLSPGMALQVPISFKDLAVRFTEEEWRLLQEGQREFYRDVMRENYETLVSVGTAELLPLSAFLSPAEPGGATGGESCANEGQEPSVGGPQHRFSQQTLEAPSFSRSSAPGLHLSGTVDKLQPLVKEDPESPAKEPSPPTCSSNCPKSHQRQEKGTTGPGISPGNSPLQGLVNCLKEIPVPGPQKPEAGSSLLLSLPGLSVLRQTRVEEGPGSPPQSVKTEPASGDCPLQGLLNCVKEIPEALGRHPSSGSEDPWLLQEDPGVWKRNSGGPKCLQTSPPCPGPGAGSMLAEVKAEDRCAQRPPLPASCQIGRQSHNPSTSGDTRGVPVPRWAPTTQASRTSSSPLEALEACLKGIPPGGPSPPQPLATSWSWSPQPGDARSQRPELQPQGSYSEEATREPLPPLGLRSCKREGPIRPAAGTPTSFSSASSTDGDLDFGSPGGSQGQQPRKGYALGSSPLQSLENCLKEIPIPRPQPAWSCSSAMGRVVRRVEPRSWTADKEGLKNEVCEAARLRQGGGQVPTRSLHLASSQAFTSSSTATCPQPKLKDLGATRPGPWRWLQDGTATMPSPLHCLESSLRGILPVKPLRFSCLVGTGPSPSPCSSSSLSSSDGEDPKLEPELWQPPLQERDHLPSCKHPFPPSPVPGGSPRGSINSCIGEDLERTEAKDCSSLSTGKVEEGTGDRSQSPRRKESAESAGQPGPLHSGGEGGQIGTSPCHSQAFLSAKAAGHPWPAPRLEESPGPTGKEEPGVLEPRHGRPSVVARTQGRLLSRDPPEPPSKSPQPTAISPPWSTTSPQPLCSCGGSLQQELHSLGTALEAKLDRLAAALTGLAQEVATMRTQVDRLGRRPRGPGSKGQASWPWTLRWASGPGHRHLPYWRQKGPTRPKPKILRAQAEGGRAADLPGLSRGKAHVVSTLPAGAPLTELSNPNCSLAQQPSSSVPSCHAVLIGHPLRHTGHHQSPTSPLVPAPLSPLVTLPATSADAKLLAVGAAPVRVPNQPKSPNSLLGGAFHEGLWGEHRDPRWGAH; translated from the exons GTACCCATCAGCTTCAAGGACCTAGCTGTGCGGTTCACGGAGGAGGAGTGGCGGCTCCTACAGGAGGGGCAGCGGGAGTTCTACCGAGACGTGATGCGGGAGAACTATGAGACACTAGTCTCCGTGG GGACAGCTGAGCTGCTTCCCCTCTCTGCTTTCCTGTCACCTGCAGAGCCTGGAGGAGCCACAGGGGGAGAGAGCTGCGCAAATGAGGGGCAGGAGCCTTCTGTGGGAGGCCCCCAGCATAGGTTCTCTCAGCAGACTTTGGAAGCCCCCTCCTTCTCCCGGTCCTCAGCCCCTGGGCTCCACCTTTCAG GAACTGTTGACAAACTGCAGCCTTTGGTGAAGGAAGACCCAGAAAGCCCAGCCAAGGAGCCCAGCCCTCCCACCTGTAGCTCCAACTGTCCGAAGAGCCACCAAAGACAAGAGAAAGGGACCACAGGACCAG GAATCTCTCCTGGGAACAGCCCCTTGCAAGGCCTCGTCAACTGCCTAAAAGAAATCCCTGTGCCTGGGCCTCAGAAACCTGAGGCAGGCTCAAGTTTGCTGCTTTCTCTCCCTGGCCTGAGTGTGTTGAGGCAGACCAGAGTGGAGGAAGGGCCAGGGAGCCCTCCCCAATCAG TGAAGACCGAGCCAGCGTCAGGGGATTGTCCCCTCCAGGGTCTGCTGAACTGTGTGAAGGAGATCCCAGAGGCCCTGGGCAGGCATCCTAGCTCAGGATCTGAGGACCCATGGCTGCTACAGGAGGATCCAGGGGTCTGGAAGAGAAATTCTGGAG GGCCCAAATGCCTTCAGACCTCTCCCCCGTGCCCTGGCCCTGGAGCTGGCAGTATGCTTGCTGAGGTGAAGGCAGAGGACAGGTGTGCCCAGAGGCCCCCACTGCCTGCATCCTGCCAGATTGGCAGGCAGAGCCACAACCCCTCCACCAGTGGAGACACCAGAGGGGTTCCAGTGCCCCGCTGGGCTCCTACAACTCAAG CCAGCAGGACCTCAAGTTCACCCCTGGAAGCCCTAGAGGCCTGTCTGAAGGGCATTCCCCCTGGTGGGCCATcacctccccagcccctggccaCTTCTTGGTCCTGGAGCCCCCAGCCAGGAGATGCTAGGTCTCAGAGGCCTGAGCTGCAGCCCCAGGGATCATACAGTGAAG AGGCCACCAGGGAGCCACTTCCACCTCTGGGCTTGCGGAGCTGCAAGAGAGAGGGCCCCATTAGACCTGCAGCTGGCACTCCCACCAGCTTTTCCTCAGCCAGCAGCACCGATGGTGACCTGGATTTCGGGAGCCCTGGGGGCAGCCAGGGGCAACAGCCTAGAAAAG GATATGCGCTGGGAAGCTCCCCACTGCAGAGCCTAGAAAACTGTCTCAAAGAGATCCCCATTCCCAGGCCACAGCCTGCCTGGTCCTGTTCCTCAGCCATGGGCAGGGTTGTGAGGAGAGTGGAACCCCGGAGCTGGACAGCAGACAAGGAAG GACTAAAAAACGAGGTTTGTGAGGCAGCCCGTCTCAGACAGGGTGGGGGACAAGTGCCCACCAGGAGCCTCCATCTGGCCAGCTCACAGGCTTTTACCTCCAGCTCTACTGCCACTTGCCCCCAGCCAAAGCTCAAAGATCTGGGGGCCACCAGGCCAGGACCATGGAGGTGGCTACAAGATG GGACAGCCACCATGCCCTCCCCACTGCACTGCCTGGAGAGCTCTCTGAGAGGAATTTTGCCTGTGAAACCCTTGCGCTTTTCCTGCCTGGTTGGCActggccccagccccagcccctgctCCAGCTCGAGCCTCAGCAGCTCTGATGGAGAAGACCCCAAGCTAGAGCCTGAGCTCTGGCAGCCCCCGCTCCAGG AGAGAGACCACCTTCCTAGCTGCAAGCATCCCTTTCCTCCATCCCCTGTCCCCGGAGGGTCCCCCAGAGGCAGCATCAACAGCTGCATTGGTGAAGACCTTGAGAGAACAGAGGCCAAGGACTGCAGCAGTCTCAGTACAG GAAAAGTAGAAGAAGGGACAGGAGACAGATCCCAGTCACCCAGGAGGAAAGAGAGTGCAGAGAGTGCTGGTCAGCCCGGCCCTCTCCAcagtggaggagaaggag gcCAGATTGGAACATCCCCATGCCACTCCCAAGCCTTTCTTTCTGCAAAGGCAGCTGGGCATCCCTGGCCTGCACCTAGGCTGGAGGAAAGTCCTGGGCCCACGGGTAAAGAAGAACCCGGGGTCCTGGAACCCAGACACGGAAGACCCAGTGTTGTAG CCAGAACTCAAGGGAGGCTGCTCTCAAGGGACCCACCAGAGCCACCCAGCAAGTCTCCCCAACCCACAGCCATCTCTCCCCCATGGTCAACCACCTCTCCCCAGCCACTGTGCTCCTGTGGAGGATCCCTTCAGCAGGAACTGCACAGCCTTGGTACTGCCCTGGAGGCAAAGCTGGACCGGCTTGCTGCGGCCCTGACAGGCCTGGCTCAGGAAGTAGCCACCATGAGGACCCAAGTGGATCGGCTGGGTAGGCGCCCACGGGGCCCTGGATCAAAGGGCCAGGCTTCCTGGCCATGGACCCTCCGCTGGGCCAGTGGCCCTGGTCACAGACACTTGCCCTACTGGAGACAGAAGGGCCCCACCAGGCCTAAACCAAAGATCCTGCGGGCCCAGGCAGAAGGTGGCAGAGCTGCTGACCTTCCAGGACTCTCCAGAGGGAAGGCCCACGTGGTGTCTACACTGCCTGCAGGAGCTCCCCTGACAGAACTTTCCAATCCCAATTGTAGCCTGGCCCAGCAGCCCTCATCTTCGGTACCCAGCTGCCATGCTGTGCTGATAGGGCACCCCCTCAGACACACTGGACACCACCAGAGCCCCACCTCTCCTTTAGTGCCTGCTCCCTTGTCCCCGCTAGTGACCTTGCCTGCAACCAGTGCAGATGCTAAGCTGCTGGCTGTAGGGGCAGCACCAGTCAGGGTCCCAAACCAACCCAAATCGCCAAACAGCTTGCTGGGGGGAGCCTTCCATGAGGGCCTGTGGGGGGAACACAGGGACCCGAGGTGGGGGGCCCATTAA